One segment of Salvia splendens isolate huo1 chromosome 20, SspV2, whole genome shotgun sequence DNA contains the following:
- the LOC121781141 gene encoding SUPPRESSOR OF GAMMA RESPONSE 1-like isoform X2, with amino-acid sequence MDRSWLIDSRSLARKVINAGLPSACRIKDSEANTRCPKCHHLIDNSESSHEWSGFPAGVKFDPSDVELLGHLAAKRGAGNTEPHLLIDEFIPTLEGEGGICCTHPKNLPGAKMDGSSAHYFYRIANAYASGGRKRRRVGDQESARVRWHKTGKTKAVVENGIRRGFKKIMVLYETSKRGCKAEKCDWVMHQYHLGGDEHEKEGEYVVSKIFRQPEKESKKVGSVTLVKEESEVPVIPMTPKTTTPDPPRSDQTPYSDCHLDDYFLQLLLQESELLNEPYHASYSSRLEDVEFTTCLDENTEAGDFSRPNSLSCNEIVESKEAFGDINAVHSRDTTGCYGISELENLELDAAPDFNSQELQFSSQDSIFDSLDRLY; translated from the exons ATGGATAG GTCGTGGCTTATCGATAGTCGAAGTCTCGCGAGGAAGGTGATCAATGCCGGCCTCCCTTCCGCTTGTCGGATCAAGGATAGTGAGGCGAATACCCGGTGCCCCAAGTGCCATCATCTGATagacaacagtgaa AGTTCGCACGAGTGGTCAGGCTTCCCTGCTGGTGTGAAATTTGATCCGTCCGATGTGGAGCTGCTGGGTCATTTGGCTGCAAAACGAGGCGCGGGGAACACAGAGCCCCACCTGTTAATCGATGAGTTCATCCCGACTTTGGAGGGCGAAGGAGGAATATGTTGCACTCATCCGAAAAATCTTCCCG GAGCCAAGATGGATGGAAGCAGTGCTCATTACTTCTATAGAATTGCCAACGCATACGCTAGTGGCGGGAGGAAGCGCCGTAGAGTTGGGGATCAAGAAAGCGCACGCGTGCGCTGGCACAAGACGGGCAAAACCAAGGCGGTGGTGGAAAACGGGATCCGTAGAGGTTTTAAGAAAATCATGGTTCTTTACGAGACGTCGAAGAGGGGATGCAAGGCCGAGAAGTGCGATTGGGTGATGCATCAGTACCATCTCGGGGGCGATGAGCACGAGAAAGAGGGAGAATATGTGGTCTCGAAGATCTTTCGTCAGCCCGAGAAGGAGAGTAAGAAGGTTGGAAGTGTTACTTTGGTGAAGGAAGAGTCGGAGGTTCCTGTGATCCCGATGACGCCTAAGACGACCACTCCCGACCCTCCTCGTTCGGACCAAACTCCGTATTCGGATTGCCACTTGGACGATTATTTCCTTCAGTTACTACTTCAG GAATCCGAGCTTCTCAACGAACCATATCACGCTTCCTATAGTTCCCGATTAGAAGATGTTGAGTTCACCACTTGCTTGGATGAAAacaccgaagctggtgatttCAGTCGACCGAACTCCCTATCCTGCAACGAGATAGTCGAGTCTAAAGAGGCATTTGGTGACATAAACGCCGTGCACAGCAGAGACACCACCGGTTGTTATGGAATAAGCGAGCTTGAGAACTTAGAACTCGACGCTGCGCCAGATTTCAAC TCACAGGAGTTGCAGTTTTCGTCCCAAGACAGCATATTCGATTCGTTGGACCGACTGTATTAG
- the LOC121782506 gene encoding E3 ubiquitin-protein ligase RGLG2-like, with product MGNKSSSPRAEGSWGQASTTRSSSSSGWQHDYVQTTYSQYAQNYPNSNQPSRTGSTSSGWQHDDGVNTGSSNSRYDDQGPPVAYPYPAPSAGYPPVEQFYASPQDYAPPSHAPAPYRMPAPQVHAPQKRLDKRYSRIADNYHSLEEVTEALARAGLESSNLIIGIDFTKSNEWTGQKSYNRLSLHHIGDGLNPYEQAITIVGKTLAAFDDDNLIPCYGFGDASTHDQDVFSFYPDGRNCNGFEEVLHRYRELVPNLKLAGPTSFAPIIEMAMTVVEQNQGQYHVLVIIADGQVTRSVDTEHGQLSPQEQKTVQAIVEASKLPLSIILVGVGDGPWDTMKEFDDNIPAREFDNFQFVNFTEIMAKNTHQTRKETEFALSALMEIPTQYKATIELNLLGRRKGNVPERIALPPPVYGAAAFGGNSKPSHSPSPADAYRYNSSSYYDYTAPPAPSPPAPSSNYEHQICPICLTNPKDMAFGCGHQTCCECGQELQLCPICRSRIDTRIKLY from the exons ATGGGAAACAAGAGCTCGAGCCCTAGAGCCGAGGGGAGTTGGGGGCAAGCTTCAACAACCCGGTCTAGCTCTTCGTCTGGATGGCAGCACGATTATGTTCAGACGACGTATTCGCAGTATGCACAAAATTATCCTAATTCGAACCAACCGTCAAGAACGGGTTCTACTTCATCAGGGTGGCAGCATGATGATGGCGTAAACACTGGATCATCGAATTCACGATATGATGATCAGGGCCCACCTGTGGCGTATCCGTATCCAGCACCATCAGCAGGATATCCACCCGTGGAGCAGTTCTACGCTTCTCCCCAAGATTATGCGCCTCCATCACATGCCCCGGCCCCGTACCGTATGCCTGCTCCTCAAGTGCATGCGCCACAAAAGAGGCTTGATAAGAGGTATTCAAGGATTGCTGACAACTATCATTCGTTAGAGGAG GTTACCGAAGCTCTTGCACGAGCTGGCCTCGAGTCTTCAAACTTGATTATCGGGATTGATTTTACTAAGAGCAATGAATGGACTG GCCAGAAATCATATAACAGACTAAGCTTACATCACATTGGCGATGGTCTGAATCCCTACGAACAAGCCATAACCATTGTAGGGAAAACCTTGGCAGCTTTTGATGACGACAATTTGATCCCTTGTTACGGGTTCGGAGATG CGTCAACTCATGATCAAGACGTATTTAGTTTTTATCCCGATGGAAGGAATTGCAATGGATTCGAGGAAGTTCTGCACCGTTACAGGGAACTTGTTCCGAACCTGAAGCTGGCAG GGCCTACATCGTTTGCACCAATAATCGAAATGGCTATGACTGTTGTCGAGCAGAATCAGGGCCAGTACCATGTTTTAGTGATAATTGCAGATGGACAG GTCACGAGAAGTGTTGATACCGAACACGGTCAGTTGAGTCCACAGGAGCAGAAAACCGTTCAAGCAATAGTCGAAGCAAG CAAGTTACCTCTATCCATTATTTTGGTCGGGGTAGGAGACGGCCCTTGGGATACGATGAAGGAATTTGACGACAATATCCCTGCAAGGGAGTTCGATAATTTCCAG TTTGTCAACTTCACGGAGATTATGGCTAAAAATACGCACCAAACCCGAAAAGAAACGGAGTTTGCTCTTTCAGCGTTGATGGAAATCCCTACCCAGTATAAAGCAACGATAGAGCTTAATCTGTTGGG TCGAAGGAAAGGGAACGTGCCGGAGAGAATTGCACTTCCTCCTCCCGTCTATGGCGCAGCAGCATTTGGCGGAAATTCAAAGCCCTCGCACTCGCCCTCGCCAGCAGATGCTTATCGGTACAACTCTAGTTCGTACTACGACTACACTGCTCCTCCTGCTCCATCTCCTCCCGCTCCATCTTCTAACTACGAACACCAG ATTTGTCCCATATGCCTCACTAATCCGAAGGACATGGCGTTTGGCTGCGGCCATCAG ACATGTTGCGAGTGTGGACAAGAGCTTCAGCTATGCCCGATTTGCAGGAGTCGAATAGACACGAGAATAAAGCTCTACTGA
- the LOC121783022 gene encoding uncharacterized protein LOC121783022, with the protein MASEAAHDNPDEWELINDDGFVYKRKKRPRLEPSAAAPPPADPAAERKHRLERRKRALLKLKERYLEEIGRWELLSNTLTAMEQNATKQSMELPTTSSDGASSSGDISAADSSRRRLVGDLLAQVEAQEAIIRDVSSLCDIAEGLCSAQEGRFKQKLIDLPIWDPLPDELMKALGDG; encoded by the exons ATGGCAAGCGAAGCCGCCCACGACAATCCCGACGAATGGGAGCTCATAAACGACGACGGCTTCGTCTACAAGCGCAAGAAGCGCCCCCGCCTCGAaccctccgccgccgcccctCCGCCGGCGGATCCGGCGGCGGAGCGGAAGCACCGACTCGAGCGGCGGAAGAGGGCCTTGCTGAAGTTGAAAGAGAGGTACCTGGAAGAGATTGGCCGGTGGGAACTTTTGTCGAACACGTTGACTGCAATGGAGCAGAATGCTACGAAACAGTCGATGGAGCTTCCCACGACTTCTTCTGATGGGGCTTCTAGCTCCGGCGACATTTCGGCGGCGGATTCATCTCGCCGGAGACTCGTCGGTGACCTTCTCGCTCAG GTTGAAGCACAGGAGGCTATAATTAGGGATGTATCGAGTTTGTGCGATATAGCTGAAGGGCTGTGCAGTGCACAGGAGGGGAGATTCAAGCAGAAGCTAATAGACCTACCGATTTGGGATCCGTTACCGGACGAGCTCATGAAAGCATTAGGTGATGGATGA
- the LOC121781141 gene encoding SUPPRESSOR OF GAMMA RESPONSE 1-like isoform X1 has translation MWCRSWLIDSRSLARKVINAGLPSACRIKDSEANTRCPKCHHLIDNSESSHEWSGFPAGVKFDPSDVELLGHLAAKRGAGNTEPHLLIDEFIPTLEGEGGICCTHPKNLPGAKMDGSSAHYFYRIANAYASGGRKRRRVGDQESARVRWHKTGKTKAVVENGIRRGFKKIMVLYETSKRGCKAEKCDWVMHQYHLGGDEHEKEGEYVVSKIFRQPEKESKKVGSVTLVKEESEVPVIPMTPKTTTPDPPRSDQTPYSDCHLDDYFLQLLLQESELLNEPYHASYSSRLEDVEFTTCLDENTEAGDFSRPNSLSCNEIVESKEAFGDINAVHSRDTTGCYGISELENLELDAAPDFNSQELQFSSQDSIFDSLDRLY, from the exons ATGTGGTGCAGGTCGTGGCTTATCGATAGTCGAAGTCTCGCGAGGAAGGTGATCAATGCCGGCCTCCCTTCCGCTTGTCGGATCAAGGATAGTGAGGCGAATACCCGGTGCCCCAAGTGCCATCATCTGATagacaacagtgaa AGTTCGCACGAGTGGTCAGGCTTCCCTGCTGGTGTGAAATTTGATCCGTCCGATGTGGAGCTGCTGGGTCATTTGGCTGCAAAACGAGGCGCGGGGAACACAGAGCCCCACCTGTTAATCGATGAGTTCATCCCGACTTTGGAGGGCGAAGGAGGAATATGTTGCACTCATCCGAAAAATCTTCCCG GAGCCAAGATGGATGGAAGCAGTGCTCATTACTTCTATAGAATTGCCAACGCATACGCTAGTGGCGGGAGGAAGCGCCGTAGAGTTGGGGATCAAGAAAGCGCACGCGTGCGCTGGCACAAGACGGGCAAAACCAAGGCGGTGGTGGAAAACGGGATCCGTAGAGGTTTTAAGAAAATCATGGTTCTTTACGAGACGTCGAAGAGGGGATGCAAGGCCGAGAAGTGCGATTGGGTGATGCATCAGTACCATCTCGGGGGCGATGAGCACGAGAAAGAGGGAGAATATGTGGTCTCGAAGATCTTTCGTCAGCCCGAGAAGGAGAGTAAGAAGGTTGGAAGTGTTACTTTGGTGAAGGAAGAGTCGGAGGTTCCTGTGATCCCGATGACGCCTAAGACGACCACTCCCGACCCTCCTCGTTCGGACCAAACTCCGTATTCGGATTGCCACTTGGACGATTATTTCCTTCAGTTACTACTTCAG GAATCCGAGCTTCTCAACGAACCATATCACGCTTCCTATAGTTCCCGATTAGAAGATGTTGAGTTCACCACTTGCTTGGATGAAAacaccgaagctggtgatttCAGTCGACCGAACTCCCTATCCTGCAACGAGATAGTCGAGTCTAAAGAGGCATTTGGTGACATAAACGCCGTGCACAGCAGAGACACCACCGGTTGTTATGGAATAAGCGAGCTTGAGAACTTAGAACTCGACGCTGCGCCAGATTTCAAC TCACAGGAGTTGCAGTTTTCGTCCCAAGACAGCATATTCGATTCGTTGGACCGACTGTATTAG
- the LOC121783021 gene encoding uncharacterized protein LOC121783021: MCDWRGRGVRERKESCVNIEREKASKKSDDCDEQTSVAMSKLGCLLHGVDFRAIFVFLLVAPACVFTLYCHYQKLTYFLRPLWESPPKPFVPLTHYYNPNVSMATLCRLHGWGIRESPRRVYDAVLFSNEIDMLTIRWKELHPYITGYVLLESNSTFTGLPKPLNFAIHRELFKPIEPRLTYGEIGGRFRRGENPFVEEAYQRLALDQLIRVAGIEHDDLLIMSDVDEIPSGHTIDLLRWCDDVPKVIHLQLRNYLYSFEFQQHQLSWRASVHRYRKGRTHYAHYRQTDLLLPESGWHCSFCFRHISDFVFKMKAYSHSDRVRFSRFLNPKRIQDIICTGGDLYDMLPEEYTFRDIIGTMGPIPHSLSAVDLPSYLLDNAEKYKYLLPGNCVRERG, from the exons atgtgtgATTGGAGAGGAAGAggggttagagagagaaaggaaagCTGTGTGAACATTGAAAGAGAGAAAGCTTCCAAAAAAAGTGATGATTGTGATGAG CAAACATCTGTAGCCATGTCGAAACTCGGTTGCCTCCTCCACGGCGTAGATTTCCGAGCAATCTTCGTCTTCCTCCTCGTTGCCCCGGCCTGCGTCTTCACCTTATATTGCCACTACCAAAAGCTCACCTACTTCCTCCGCCCCCTATGGGAGTCGCCCCCGAAGCCCTTCGTCCCTCTAACGCACTACTACAACCCGAACGTCTCGATGGCCACTCTCTGCCGCCTCCACGGCTGGGGCATCCGCGAGTCCCCGAGGCGCGTCTACGACGCGGTCCTCTTCAGCAACGAGATCGACATGCTCACCATCCGGTGGAAGGAGTTGCACCCTTACATCACGGGATACGTGTTACTTGAGTCGAATTCCACTTTCACTGGCCTCCCGAAGCCCCTTAACTTCGCCATCCACAGGGAACTGTTCAAACCCATAGAACCCAGGTTAACCTATGGCGAGATAGGTGGAAGGTTCCGCAGAGGCGAGAACCCCTTCGTTGAGGAGGCGTACCAGCGCTTGGCGCTCGACCAGCTTATCCGTGTCGCGGGGATTGAGCACGACGACTTGCTGATCATGTCGGACGTTGATGAGATCCCTAGCGGACACACGATCGACCTCCTTAGGTGGTGCGACGACGTTCCTAAGGTTATCCACCTCCAGCTCCGGAACTACCTGTACTCGTTCGAGTTCCAGCAGCACCAGCTAAGCTGGAGGGCTTCGGTACATAGGTACCGGAAGGGGAGGACCCATTACGCGCACTACCGCCAAACGGACCTCCTCCTCCCCGAATCGGGATGGCACTGCAGCTTCTGCTTCCGCCACATAAGCGACTTCGTCTTCAAGATGAAGGCCTACAGCCACAGTGACCGGGTGAGATTCTCCCGGTTCTTGAACCCGAAAAGGATTCAAGACATTATTTGCACCGGGGGCGATTTATACGACATGCTGCCTGAAGAGTACACGTTTCGGGACATCATCGGGACGATGGGGCCAATCCCTCATTCGCTGTCGGCTGTCGACCTCCCGTCCTATCTGTTGGATAACGCCGAGAAGTACAAGTACCTTCTCCCCGGGAACTGCGTGCGCGAGCGTGGATGA